One genomic window of Micromonospora sp. WMMD1128 includes the following:
- a CDS encoding ABC transporter ATP-binding protein: MSEPQMHSERDATSERDIADDGRSTVGTPPESGSDTPVEPTPGDTAPAGREPLLEVDHVTLRFGGVVALNDVAFTLYKGEILGLIGPNGAGKTTCFNAMTGVYRPTEGEIRFAGQRINGKRRSWITKAGIARTFQNIRLFPEMTALENVMVGADAHHKTSVISAMLRLPRHWREEREGREKARELLRFVGIERRAGDLARNLSYGEQRRLEIARALATDPSLLCLDEPAAGFTPAEKEELLGLIRKIRDNGTTVLLIEHDMRLVMGVTDRIVVLEFGKKIAEGLPATVREDPKVIAAYLGVPTDAA; encoded by the coding sequence ATGAGTGAGCCGCAGATGCACAGCGAGCGCGACGCGACGAGCGAGCGGGACATCGCCGACGACGGGCGCAGCACGGTCGGCACGCCGCCGGAGTCCGGTTCGGACACGCCGGTGGAGCCGACGCCGGGCGACACCGCGCCGGCCGGTCGCGAGCCGCTGCTGGAGGTCGACCACGTCACCCTCCGCTTCGGCGGCGTGGTGGCGCTGAACGACGTCGCGTTCACCCTCTACAAGGGGGAGATCCTCGGCCTGATCGGCCCGAACGGCGCCGGCAAGACGACCTGCTTCAACGCGATGACGGGCGTCTACCGGCCCACCGAGGGCGAGATCCGGTTCGCCGGACAGCGGATCAACGGCAAGCGCCGGAGCTGGATCACCAAGGCGGGCATCGCCCGCACGTTCCAGAACATCCGGCTGTTCCCGGAGATGACCGCGCTGGAGAACGTCATGGTGGGCGCGGACGCCCACCACAAGACCAGCGTGATCTCCGCGATGCTGCGGCTGCCACGGCACTGGCGGGAGGAGCGGGAGGGCCGGGAGAAGGCCCGCGAACTGCTGCGCTTCGTCGGTATCGAGCGCCGCGCGGGGGACCTGGCGCGCAATCTCTCGTACGGCGAGCAGCGCCGGCTGGAGATCGCGCGGGCCCTGGCGACCGACCCGAGCCTGCTCTGCCTGGACGAGCCGGCCGCCGGCTTCACCCCGGCGGAGAAGGAGGAACTGCTCGGGCTGATCCGGAAGATCCGCGACAATGGCACCACGGTGTTGCTCATCGAGCACGACATGCGACTCGTCATGGGCGTGACCGACCGGATCGTGGTGCTGGAGTTCGGCAAGAAGATCGCCGAGGGCCTGCCGGCCACGGTCCGCGAGGACCCGAAGGTGATCGCCGCGTACCTGGGGGTGCCGACCGATGCTGCTTGA